One genomic region from Capra hircus breed San Clemente chromosome 18, ASM170441v1, whole genome shotgun sequence encodes:
- the CCL17 gene encoding C-C motif chemokine 17, which produces MAPLKTLLLVSLLLGALLQDAHAARAGSVGRECCLQFYKGSISQYELVDWYRTSGNCPNNAIVLVTRSGRTLCANPKDRKVKTAVGYLQKHMKSRNLGFQES; this is translated from the exons ATGGCCCCCCTGAAGACGCTGCTCCTGGTCAGCCTCCTCCTGGGGGCTCTCCTGCAGGACGCCCATGCAG CTCGAGCAGGCAGTGTGGGCCGGGAGTGCTGCCTACAGTTCTACAAAGGATCCATTTCCCAATACGAGCTGGTGGATTGGTACCGGACCTCGGGCAATTGTCCCAACAATGCCATTGT TCTGGTGACTCGCTCTGGCAGAACCCTTTGTGCAAACCCCAAGGACAGAAAGGTGAAGACGGCAGTGGGGTACTTGCAGAAACACATGAAGTCACGTAATCTGGGCTTCCAGGAGTCTTGA
- the LOC102169211 gene encoding C-C motif chemokine 17 — MAPLKTLLLVSLLLGALLQDAHAARAGSVGRECCLQFYKGSIPKKALMDWYPTSGDCPNNAIVLVTRSGRSICANPKDKKVKKAVRYLQKHMKSPNLALQES, encoded by the exons ATGGCCCCCCTGAAGACGCTGCTCCTGGTCAGCCTCCTCCTGGGGGCTCTCCTGCAGGATGCCCACGCAG CTCGAGCAGGCAGCGTGGGCCGGGAGTGCTGCCTACAGTTCTACAAAGGATCCATTCCCAAAAAGGCGCTCATGGATTGGTACCCGACCTCGGGCGATTGTCCCAACAATGCCATTGT GCTGGTGACTCGCTCTGGCAGATCCATTTGTGCAAACCCCAAGGACAAAAAGGTGAAGAAGGCAGTGAGGTACTTGCAGAAACACATGAAGTCACCTAATCTGGCCTTGCAGGAGTCTTGA